In Pseudodesulfovibrio hydrargyri, a single window of DNA contains:
- the rsxE gene encoding electron transport complex subunit RsxE — MSTLWKEFSKGLWHDLPPFKLVLGLCPTLAVTKTAYNGFGMGMAVIFVLALSNMLISMLRGIIPSKVRIACFIVVAASLVVCVELLMQAYAYPLYQQLGIFVPLIVVNCIILGRAEAFASKNPVLLSVADGLGMGMGFTLSLTFLGSLRELFGYGTWFGMHVMGGWFKPFGFMVEAPGAFVCLGVLLAGMNALTNWQRKTKGLEAVEGPVHDCKTCGMCAVKPRM, encoded by the coding sequence ATGAGCACATTGTGGAAGGAATTCTCGAAGGGACTGTGGCACGACCTGCCGCCGTTCAAGCTGGTCCTGGGGCTCTGCCCCACCCTGGCCGTGACCAAGACCGCCTACAACGGCTTCGGCATGGGCATGGCCGTCATCTTCGTCCTGGCCCTGTCGAACATGCTGATATCCATGCTGCGCGGGATCATCCCGAGCAAGGTGCGCATCGCCTGCTTCATCGTGGTGGCCGCCTCCCTGGTGGTCTGCGTGGAGCTGCTCATGCAGGCCTACGCCTACCCGCTCTACCAGCAGCTCGGCATCTTCGTGCCGCTGATCGTGGTCAACTGCATCATCCTGGGCAGGGCCGAGGCGTTCGCCTCCAAGAATCCGGTCCTGCTGTCCGTGGCCGACGGGCTGGGCATGGGCATGGGCTTCACCCTGTCCCTGACCTTCCTCGGCTCCCTGCGCGAGCTGTTCGGCTACGGCACGTGGTTCGGCATGCACGTCATGGGCGGCTGGTTCAAGCCGTTCGGCTTCATGGTCGAGGCACCGGGCGCGTTCGTCTGCCTGGGCGTGCTGCTCGCGGGCATGAACGCCCTGACCAACTGGCAACGGAAGACCAAGGGGCTCGAGGCCGTGGAAGGCCCGGTCCACGACTGCAAGACCTGCGGCATGTGCGCCGTCAAACCGAGGATGTAA
- a CDS encoding FAD-dependent oxidoreductase has protein sequence MITASVLILLGIGFTAAVILAVASKLLYVYEDPRIAQVEGVLAGANCGGCGFPGCAGAAQGVVDGKAGATVCVIGGDAVAEKVAAIMGLEFASMEKQIAFVDCTGGFRAEEVYRYAGVKDCRAQHMLYSGSKMCPEGCLGYGTCVTACQFGAIEMGPNGYPVVDPNLCTACGGCEQVCPRGVITIWGMSARITHLNLETDCLAPCRQRCPGQINIPRYIEQVSRGDYAGALETIRERIPMPLSIGRVCPHPCEGVCRRGHVDEPVGINMIKRFAADWEMNSGTRLPIPCAPDTGRKVAVVGGGPAGLSCAFFLRRLGHSPTIFESMPKLGGQLRYGIPEYRLPKTVLDWEIQGILDLGIDVRSEQFFGKDFTLDTLREEGFEAVFLGIGAWMNLNLRIDNEDAEGVSTGTEFLTKVGLGMESGIGKKVVVVGGGNTAIDAARTSVRLGADVTLMYRRTRDEMPANIEEIVGAEEEGVKYLFLAAPTRIVKDGDGRVTHIEHIRMKLGAPDQSGRRSPIPVEGSETLMEADTVYTAIGQKPELSCLYENGVCQLEETRWRTLAADPDTLQTAMPHVFTGGDMHTGPALVITALGEGRKAARSIHQYLNGETPHAAERTQRDLLPYTMFTDVPDVGYRERSEMPHLIECDERSCTFGEIEGALDEVQAKHETCRCLRCGLTCYNRDMAEGQECASGDCVKNQ, from the coding sequence ATGATCACCGCTTCCGTACTCATCCTCCTCGGCATCGGGTTCACCGCCGCCGTTATCCTGGCGGTGGCCTCCAAGCTGCTGTACGTCTACGAGGACCCGCGCATCGCCCAGGTGGAAGGCGTGCTGGCCGGGGCCAACTGCGGCGGATGCGGCTTTCCCGGCTGCGCGGGCGCGGCCCAGGGCGTGGTCGACGGCAAGGCCGGGGCCACGGTCTGCGTCATCGGCGGCGACGCGGTGGCCGAAAAGGTGGCCGCCATCATGGGGCTGGAATTCGCGTCCATGGAAAAGCAGATCGCCTTTGTGGACTGCACCGGCGGCTTCCGGGCAGAAGAGGTCTACCGGTACGCCGGGGTCAAGGACTGCCGCGCCCAACACATGCTCTACTCCGGCTCCAAGATGTGCCCCGAGGGGTGCCTCGGCTACGGCACCTGCGTCACGGCCTGCCAGTTCGGGGCCATCGAGATGGGACCCAACGGCTACCCCGTGGTGGACCCGAACCTGTGCACCGCCTGCGGCGGCTGCGAACAGGTCTGCCCGCGAGGCGTGATCACCATCTGGGGCATGTCCGCGCGCATCACCCACCTCAACCTCGAAACCGACTGCCTGGCCCCGTGCCGCCAGCGCTGCCCGGGGCAGATCAACATTCCCCGCTACATCGAGCAGGTCTCGCGCGGCGACTACGCCGGGGCCCTGGAGACCATCCGCGAGCGCATCCCCATGCCCCTGTCCATCGGCCGGGTCTGCCCCCACCCCTGCGAGGGCGTCTGCCGTCGGGGCCACGTGGACGAGCCGGTGGGCATCAACATGATCAAGCGGTTCGCGGCCGACTGGGAGATGAACTCCGGGACACGGCTGCCCATCCCCTGCGCCCCGGACACAGGCCGCAAGGTGGCCGTGGTCGGAGGCGGTCCGGCCGGATTGTCCTGCGCCTTTTTCCTGCGCCGCCTGGGCCACAGCCCGACCATCTTCGAGTCCATGCCCAAGCTGGGCGGCCAGCTGCGCTACGGCATCCCGGAATACCGGCTGCCCAAGACCGTGCTGGACTGGGAGATCCAGGGCATCCTGGACCTGGGCATCGACGTGCGCTCTGAACAGTTTTTCGGCAAGGACTTCACCCTGGACACCCTGCGCGAGGAGGGGTTCGAGGCCGTGTTCCTCGGCATCGGCGCGTGGATGAACCTGAACCTGCGCATCGACAACGAGGACGCCGAGGGCGTGTCCACGGGCACCGAGTTCCTGACCAAGGTGGGCCTGGGCATGGAAAGCGGCATCGGTAAAAAAGTCGTGGTCGTGGGCGGCGGCAACACCGCCATCGACGCGGCCCGGACCAGCGTGCGGCTGGGCGCGGACGTGACCCTCATGTATCGCCGCACCCGCGACGAAATGCCCGCCAACATCGAGGAGATTGTCGGGGCCGAGGAGGAAGGCGTCAAATACCTCTTCCTGGCCGCGCCCACGCGCATCGTCAAGGACGGGGACGGCCGCGTGACCCACATCGAGCACATCAGGATGAAACTCGGCGCCCCCGACCAGTCCGGCCGCCGCAGCCCCATCCCGGTCGAGGGGTCGGAGACCCTCATGGAGGCGGACACCGTATATACGGCCATCGGCCAGAAGCCCGAGCTGTCCTGCCTGTACGAGAACGGCGTCTGCCAGCTGGAGGAGACGCGCTGGCGCACCCTGGCCGCCGATCCCGACACCCTGCAAACGGCCATGCCCCACGTCTTCACCGGCGGCGACATGCACACCGGGCCGGCCCTGGTCATCACCGCCCTGGGCGAAGGCCGCAAGGCCGCCCGGTCCATCCACCAGTATCTCAACGGCGAGACGCCCCACGCGGCCGAGCGGACCCAGCGCGACCTGCTGCCCTACACCATGTTCACCGACGTGCCGGACGTGGGCTACCGGGAGCGGTCCGAGATGCCCCACCTGATCGAGTGCGACGAACGTTCCTGCACCTTTGGCGAAATCGAGGGCGCGCTGGACGAGGTCCAGGCCAAACACGAGACCTGCCGCTGCCTGCGCTGCGGCCTGACCTGCTACAACCGCGACATGGCCGAGGGCCAGGAATGCGCCAGCGGGGATTGCGTAAAAAATCAGTAA
- a CDS encoding winged helix-turn-helix domain-containing protein, which produces MKRPLILPLLVLCLVLSATPALADRPTDESMMTMLKASGTVETIQAMMSKLLARAQMSMQARLPNLPEDAARIVNDEMHNGVQSIIKEILAKQMAFFADHMSQKEVDDLIAIYNSPAWQKQVEVSRQYVASEYSRMLRDDVPRMTREMVSRILARLKDEGYLDQREEGVL; this is translated from the coding sequence ATGAAACGACCGCTCATACTCCCGCTCCTTGTTCTCTGCCTGGTTTTGTCCGCGACCCCGGCCCTGGCGGACCGGCCGACCGATGAGAGCATGATGACCATGCTCAAGGCATCGGGCACCGTGGAGACGATCCAGGCCATGATGTCCAAACTCCTCGCCCGGGCCCAGATGAGCATGCAGGCGCGCCTCCCCAACCTGCCGGAAGACGCGGCCCGAATAGTGAACGACGAGATGCACAACGGGGTCCAGTCCATCATCAAGGAAATACTGGCCAAGCAGATGGCCTTCTTCGCCGACCACATGTCCCAGAAGGAGGTGGACGATCTCATCGCCATCTACAACTCCCCGGCCTGGCAAAAACAGGTCGAGGTGTCCAGGCAGTACGTGGCCTCGGAATACAGCAGGATGCTGCGGGACGACGTCCCGCGCATGACCCGGGAGATGGTCTCCCGCATCCTCGCCCGGCTCAAGGACGAGGGGTATCTGGACCAAAGGGAGGAGGGCGTATTGTAA
- a CDS encoding electron transporter RnfC, with the protein MSDFNFSLLCGETGPLTTASRPDRLRLSLEGVTPVLAVGDQVLGGTKVAVGNGPDKGDLHAPLAGTIVEMDFYSMLIEVDNGGKADPHSPCAEGGEPLRLWLKSMGVDVGALYKAATLILNGVPPEPGISVFDPLLRDYRKTLEMGLEAVQKVVEPAKIFLVGAKGNRANAFANCTVVHVNPVYPSGLDPLVYKTVLRQEVLPGSRPDDATLLSVKDLYAIGRVMETGRPLTETVMTIGGQNQLVRVGTPVGFLAAEAGAQVQPGDRAVLGGPLRGLAAVNLEQGVDKDTYGLTLMRRETSLETTDNFCLGCGSCERHCPARIMPGMISRCAEFKQFTRAEAYHIHSCMECGLCGYWCTARRPLLQYIRLAKYELALLAGAHAPSAPSEDQIKEQTGDTPC; encoded by the coding sequence ATGAGCGATTTCAACTTCAGCCTGCTGTGCGGCGAAACCGGGCCCCTGACCACGGCCTCGCGGCCGGACAGGCTGCGTCTTTCCCTGGAGGGCGTGACCCCGGTCCTGGCCGTGGGCGACCAGGTCCTGGGGGGCACCAAGGTGGCCGTGGGTAACGGCCCGGACAAGGGCGACCTGCACGCCCCCCTGGCCGGGACCATCGTCGAGATGGACTTCTACTCCATGCTTATCGAGGTGGACAACGGCGGCAAGGCCGATCCCCATTCCCCCTGCGCCGAAGGCGGCGAACCGCTCAGGCTGTGGCTCAAGTCCATGGGCGTGGACGTGGGCGCCCTGTACAAGGCAGCCACCCTGATCCTCAACGGGGTCCCGCCCGAGCCGGGCATCTCCGTCTTCGATCCTCTGCTGCGCGACTACCGCAAGACCCTGGAGATGGGGCTGGAAGCGGTCCAGAAGGTGGTCGAACCGGCCAAGATATTCCTGGTGGGGGCCAAGGGCAACCGGGCCAACGCCTTTGCCAACTGCACTGTGGTCCACGTCAATCCGGTCTATCCCAGCGGGCTGGACCCACTGGTCTACAAGACGGTCCTTAGGCAGGAAGTCCTGCCCGGCTCCCGGCCGGACGACGCCACCCTGCTGTCAGTCAAGGACCTGTACGCCATCGGCCGGGTCATGGAGACGGGCCGCCCCCTGACCGAGACGGTCATGACCATCGGCGGACAGAACCAGCTGGTGCGGGTGGGCACCCCCGTGGGCTTCCTGGCCGCCGAGGCCGGGGCCCAGGTCCAGCCCGGCGACCGCGCCGTCCTGGGCGGCCCCCTGCGCGGCCTGGCCGCGGTCAACCTGGAACAGGGCGTGGACAAAGACACCTACGGCCTGACCCTCATGCGCCGCGAGACAAGCCTGGAGACCACCGACAACTTCTGCCTCGGCTGCGGTTCGTGCGAACGCCACTGTCCGGCCCGGATCATGCCCGGCATGATCAGCCGCTGCGCCGAATTCAAGCAGTTCACCCGGGCCGAAGCCTATCACATCCACTCGTGCATGGAGTGCGGCCTGTGCGGCTACTGGTGCACGGCCCGGCGTCCGCTGCTGCAGTACATCCGCCTGGCCAAGTACGAACTGGCCCTGCTGGCCGGGGCCCACGCGCCGTCCGCGCCCTCGGAAGACCAAATCAAGGAGCAGACCGGAGACACGCCATGCTGA
- a CDS encoding electron transport complex protein RnfA, with amino-acid sequence MDYFVLVIAAIFVNNIVLAQYLGNCPFIGTSKDSGVALGMGLAVVFVATLAAVITWCVQEYLLAPNDLDYLQTIAFILVIAALVQFVEMFLKKAIPPLYKSLGIFLPLITTNCAVLGIAIICQREEFGLFETFLFSMASGAGFLLALVLLAGIRERLDLSRVPMAMRGTPLGLVMAGLMSLAFFAFKGMAS; translated from the coding sequence ATGGATTACTTCGTCCTCGTCATCGCCGCCATCTTCGTCAACAACATCGTGTTGGCGCAATACCTGGGCAACTGCCCGTTCATCGGCACGTCCAAGGACTCGGGCGTGGCGCTCGGCATGGGGCTGGCCGTGGTTTTCGTGGCCACTCTGGCCGCGGTCATCACCTGGTGCGTCCAGGAATACCTGCTCGCGCCCAACGACCTCGACTATCTTCAGACCATCGCCTTCATCCTGGTCATCGCCGCCCTGGTCCAGTTCGTGGAGATGTTCCTGAAAAAGGCCATCCCGCCCCTGTACAAATCGTTGGGCATCTTCCTGCCGCTGATCACCACCAACTGCGCGGTGCTCGGCATCGCCATCATCTGCCAGCGCGAGGAGTTCGGCCTGTTCGAGACCTTCCTCTTCTCCATGGCCTCGGGCGCGGGCTTCCTGCTCGCGCTGGTGCTCCTGGCGGGCATCCGCGAGCGGCTCGACCTGTCCCGCGTGCCCATGGCCATGCGGGGCACCCCGCTCGGCCTGGTCATGGCCGGATTGATGTCCCTGGCCTTTTTCGCCTTCAAGGGCATGGCATCCTAG
- a CDS encoding RnfABCDGE type electron transport complex subunit D, with amino-acid sequence MLKPLNPILTVAVPPHVHCGRSIRRYMLDTLIALLPAAVMAVVVFGVGALRVMALSCAVAVTAEVLLNRIMKREQSVDDHSALVTGLLFAFLLPASSPWWLVTVGSFAAIALGKMIFGGLGGSPLCPAIVGWAACRISWGSYMDTNATMLSSQLAAPLQQLKYFGLDAIGSIPLSDLLLGNQLGGLGAVHVAALLAGAAYLLVRGHIKWEVPAGFIVGLMLAAWIYRLMDPTTYAPPLFHLLAGGAVFGAFFLATDPSSSPIGRLPAVLFGFMAGAMVIIIRVYGMYPDGVPFAILLANLFTPLLDRIRPKPFGGPYSFRSGTEGA; translated from the coding sequence ATGCTGAAGCCGCTCAATCCTATCCTGACCGTGGCCGTCCCTCCCCACGTGCACTGCGGGCGGTCCATCCGGCGCTACATGCTCGACACCCTGATCGCGCTCCTGCCCGCGGCCGTCATGGCCGTGGTCGTCTTCGGCGTGGGAGCGCTCCGGGTCATGGCCTTGTCCTGCGCCGTGGCCGTGACGGCCGAGGTTCTGCTCAACCGGATCATGAAGCGCGAGCAGTCCGTGGACGACCACAGCGCCCTGGTCACCGGCCTGCTGTTCGCCTTCCTGCTCCCGGCGTCGAGCCCGTGGTGGCTGGTGACCGTGGGTTCCTTCGCCGCCATCGCCCTGGGCAAGATGATCTTCGGCGGCCTGGGCGGCAGCCCGCTCTGTCCGGCCATTGTCGGCTGGGCCGCGTGCCGCATCTCCTGGGGAAGCTACATGGACACCAACGCGACCATGCTCTCCTCCCAGCTGGCCGCGCCCTTGCAGCAGCTCAAGTATTTCGGCCTGGACGCCATCGGCTCCATTCCCCTCTCCGATCTGCTCCTGGGCAACCAGCTCGGCGGCCTGGGCGCGGTGCATGTGGCCGCGCTGCTGGCGGGCGCCGCCTACCTGCTCGTGCGCGGACACATCAAATGGGAGGTCCCGGCCGGGTTCATCGTCGGCCTGATGCTGGCCGCCTGGATCTACCGGCTTATGGACCCCACGACCTACGCCCCGCCCCTGTTCCACCTGCTGGCGGGCGGCGCGGTGTTCGGGGCCTTCTTCCTGGCCACGGACCCGTCCTCCAGCCCCATCGGACGGCTGCCCGCCGTGCTCTTCGGGTTCATGGCCGGGGCCATGGTCATCATCATCCGGGTGTACGGCATGTACCCGGACGGCGTGCCCTTCGCCATCCTGCTGGCCAACCTGTTCACCCCGCTGCTCGACCGCATCCGGCCCAAGCCGTTCGGCGGTCCCTACTCCTTCCGGAGCGGGACGGAGGGCGCCTAG
- a CDS encoding cytochrome c3 family protein — protein sequence MQKRYLPTTIVTGILFLVALGGYLAPAGSQGPPVRVLLENKGGKVILNHARHIDDMDGRCADCHHTSGEDPNPPACSSCHVAKFGKEFAAAHQETMDAKQCASCHHPGATIGKFAHDEHAEDYASGDCRTCHHGKDIEPEPQACSDCHTDGSDARPSLRDAAHTRCADCHDDLYKEGTAGCASCHEREAEPASEADYQACAGCHAAPADQLIPATMAAFHTQCQGCHEENGSGPFGDDACYQCHMK from the coding sequence TTGCAAAAACGGTATCTGCCCACCACCATCGTAACCGGTATTCTCTTTCTCGTCGCCCTGGGCGGCTACCTGGCTCCGGCCGGTTCGCAAGGGCCGCCGGTGCGGGTGCTCCTGGAGAACAAGGGCGGCAAGGTCATCCTGAACCACGCCCGGCACATCGACGACATGGACGGTCGTTGCGCGGACTGCCACCACACCTCGGGCGAAGACCCGAACCCGCCCGCCTGCTCCTCCTGCCACGTGGCCAAATTCGGTAAGGAATTCGCGGCCGCGCACCAGGAGACCATGGACGCGAAGCAATGCGCCTCCTGCCACCATCCCGGGGCGACCATCGGAAAATTCGCCCATGACGAGCACGCCGAGGACTACGCCTCCGGCGACTGCCGGACCTGCCACCACGGCAAAGACATCGAGCCCGAACCGCAGGCCTGTTCCGACTGCCACACGGACGGGAGCGACGCCCGCCCGAGCCTGCGCGACGCGGCCCACACCCGGTGCGCGGACTGCCACGACGACCTGTACAAGGAAGGGACGGCAGGCTGCGCCAGCTGCCACGAACGCGAGGCCGAACCTGCGTCCGAGGCGGACTACCAAGCCTGCGCCGGCTGCCACGCCGCGCCCGCGGATCAGCTGATCCCAGCGACCATGGCCGCCTTCCACACGCAGTGCCAGGGGTGCCATGAGGAAAACGGCTCCGGCCCGTTCGGCGACGACGCCTGCTACCAATGCCACATGAAATAA
- the rnfG gene encoding RnfABCDGE type electron transport complex subunit G — protein sequence MKEMIKMVLVLSLFCGLSGLTLASVRQATSERIEEQVMTYVQGPALAQIFTGYDNNPVRDRKTFDLPDGPVTVFPAMKDGKLVGVAFETFGKGYGGPVGIMVGFNTDGSELAGIGTTTLKETPGLGMRLVEPEYRDQFRGHTTRSVALTKDGGDIAAIAGASISSTASVAAVNQAIRIFQQIKDNIHATWAS from the coding sequence ATGAAGGAAATGATCAAGATGGTCCTGGTCCTGTCGCTCTTCTGCGGCCTGTCCGGCCTGACCCTGGCCTCGGTGCGCCAGGCCACGTCCGAGCGCATTGAGGAGCAGGTCATGACCTACGTGCAGGGTCCGGCCCTGGCCCAGATATTCACCGGCTACGACAACAATCCGGTCAGGGACCGCAAGACCTTCGACCTGCCCGACGGCCCGGTGACCGTGTTCCCGGCCATGAAGGACGGCAAGCTCGTGGGCGTGGCCTTCGAGACCTTCGGCAAGGGCTACGGCGGCCCGGTGGGCATCATGGTCGGATTCAACACCGACGGCAGCGAACTGGCCGGCATCGGCACCACCACCCTCAAGGAGACGCCCGGCCTGGGCATGCGCCTGGTGGAGCCCGAGTACCGCGACCAGTTCCGGGGCCACACCACCCGGTCCGTGGCCCTGACAAAGGATGGCGGCGACATCGCGGCCATCGCCGGGGCGTCCATCTCGTCGACGGCCAGTGTGGCCGCGGTCAACCAGGCGATCCGGATTTTCCAACAGATCAAGGACAATATCCACGCGACGTGGGCATCATAG
- a CDS encoding potassium:proton antiporter produces the protein MLKTLGILAWGGCLLTLAWQGAAWAITGSWPSITLLDVFGKLLGLDLLTLARQFPLDIAAKAAYVLFTTELTVFLWWAGAALLGLMFILGLLGRR, from the coding sequence ATGCTCAAAACGCTCGGAATTCTCGCCTGGGGCGGATGCCTGCTGACCCTGGCCTGGCAGGGGGCGGCCTGGGCCATCACCGGGTCCTGGCCTTCCATAACCCTCTTGGACGTCTTCGGTAAACTGCTGGGCCTCGACCTGCTCACCCTGGCCCGCCAATTCCCCCTGGATATCGCCGCCAAAGCGGCCTACGTGCTCTTCACCACGGAACTGACCGTCTTCCTGTGGTGGGCCGGAGCGGCCCTGCTCGGCCTGATGTTCATCCTCGGGCTGCTCGGCCGGAGATGA
- a CDS encoding STAS/SEC14 domain-containing protein, whose protein sequence is MITVMEQSTTRMLAVRASDRLSDDDYRNVWIPALVTIIREHGKADALLYMDAGFKGWEPKALWDDARFGMAHRKEFRKLAVVGGPAWIRWGVKLGELLMDCEVKLYPAEKLDQALDWISA, encoded by the coding sequence ATGATCACCGTTATGGAACAGTCCACGACCCGGATGCTGGCGGTCCGCGCCTCGGACAGACTTTCCGACGACGACTATCGGAACGTCTGGATTCCGGCCCTGGTGACGATCATCCGGGAGCACGGCAAGGCCGACGCCCTGCTGTACATGGACGCGGGTTTCAAAGGCTGGGAACCCAAGGCGTTGTGGGACGACGCCAGGTTCGGCATGGCCCACCGCAAGGAGTTCCGCAAGCTGGCCGTGGTCGGCGGCCCGGCCTGGATCCGCTGGGGCGTCAAGCTCGGCGAACTGCTCATGGACTGTGAGGTCAAGCTCTACCCGGCGGAGAAGCTGGACCAGGCCTTGGATTGGATTTCGGCCTAG
- a CDS encoding TetR/AcrR family transcriptional regulator has protein sequence MPKTGLSSEEMVERTIEIARETIRRVGLDRFRLVDVAKGLGVTHAALYNHFPNKEAILDAISERWLNEMDEAMERVARTVGPARLAILEWFMAYHRQKRNKVMRDPELYRSFNMAVEADKPFVRRHLEKMHDQLLSLLERGADSGELDIALPERAMEVLFEATVSFHHPALVLEHKDEDRELLLQRVVSAVLAGLSASR, from the coding sequence ATGCCGAAGACCGGATTGAGCTCAGAGGAGATGGTCGAGAGAACCATTGAAATCGCCCGGGAGACCATCCGCCGGGTCGGACTGGACAGGTTCCGGCTTGTGGATGTCGCCAAAGGGCTGGGGGTGACGCATGCGGCCTTGTACAACCACTTCCCGAACAAGGAGGCGATCCTCGACGCCATCTCGGAGCGCTGGCTGAATGAGATGGATGAGGCGATGGAGCGGGTGGCCCGGACCGTCGGCCCCGCCCGGTTGGCAATCCTCGAATGGTTCATGGCGTATCATCGCCAAAAGCGGAACAAGGTCATGCGCGATCCTGAACTGTACCGGTCGTTCAACATGGCGGTGGAGGCGGACAAGCCCTTCGTGCGCCGCCATCTGGAAAAAATGCACGATCAGTTGCTGTCGTTGTTGGAACGCGGAGCGGATTCCGGTGAACTGGACATAGCGTTGCCTGAAAGGGCCATGGAGGTCCTCTTCGAGGCCACCGTCTCGTTCCACCATCCGGCCCTGGTTTTGGAACACAAGGACGAGGACAGGGAGCTTCTGCTGCAAAGGGTGGTCTCGGCCGTCCTTGCGGGGCTTTCGGCAAGCCGGTAG
- a CDS encoding SDR family oxidoreductase: protein MNTTTRTAIVTGGSRGIGKAISLRLARDGFAVALNYIGNREQADRTVADIKGLGGQALAVQGDVGKVEDMERLFDTTRETFGGVDVVVNSAGIMPMVPIQEADVDDFDKVINVNLRGTFIVLGLAAKHLERGGRIIALSSSVIAHAYPGYGPYIASKAGVEGLVRVLANEMRGRGITVNAIAPGPIGTDLFMEGKTEEQIARISGMTPLEPRLGTPEEIAAAASFLAGPDGTWVHAQVLRVNGGFA from the coding sequence ATGAACACAACAACCAGGACGGCTATTGTCACCGGTGGTTCGCGAGGCATCGGAAAGGCGATTTCACTTCGTCTCGCAAGGGACGGATTCGCCGTGGCACTGAACTATATCGGCAACAGGGAACAGGCGGACCGGACGGTCGCCGACATCAAGGGCTTGGGAGGTCAGGCCCTGGCCGTCCAGGGCGATGTAGGTAAAGTCGAGGATATGGAACGGTTGTTCGACACGACCAGGGAGACTTTCGGCGGCGTGGACGTTGTCGTGAACAGCGCGGGGATCATGCCCATGGTGCCCATCCAGGAGGCGGATGTGGACGACTTCGACAAGGTCATCAACGTCAATCTCCGGGGGACGTTCATCGTTCTGGGATTGGCGGCCAAGCACCTTGAACGAGGGGGACGGATCATCGCCCTGTCCTCCAGCGTCATTGCCCACGCGTATCCGGGATACGGCCCGTACATCGCTTCCAAGGCCGGAGTCGAGGGCCTTGTCCGCGTGCTGGCCAACGAGATGCGCGGCCGGGGCATCACCGTCAACGCCATTGCCCCCGGCCCCATCGGCACCGACCTGTTCATGGAGGGGAAAACCGAGGAGCAGATCGCCAGAATCAGCGGCATGACACCGCTGGAACCCCGACTGGGCACACCGGAGGAAATCGCCGCCGCAGCCTCCTTCCTGGCCGGTCCCGACGGAACCTGGGTCCATGCTCAGGTGCTGCGGGTGAATGGAGGATTCGCGTAA